The Pseudomonas sp. Marseille-Q3773 DNA window GCCGCCGACCGTGACGGCCTGCGCGAGGCAGTGAAGTCGGGGGTGATCCAGGCGATTTCCAGCCACCACCAGCCACACGAGCGCGACGCCAAGCTGGCCCCGTTCGGTGCCACCGAGCCGGGCATCAGTAGCGTCGAGCTGCTGCTGCCGCTGGCCATGACCTTGGTACAGGACGGCCTGCTCGACCTGCCGACCCTGCTCGCCCGCTTGAGCAGCGGCCCGGCCAAGGCCATGCGCCTGCCAGCCGGTGAGCTGAAAGTCGGCGGCGCCGCCGACCTGGTGCTGTTCGACGCCAAGGCGTCGACGATTGCCGGAGAGCAATGGCTGTCGCGTGGCGAGAACTGCCCGTTCATCGGCCACTGCCTGCCGGCGGCCGTGCGTTATACCTTGGTCGATGGGCATGTCTGCCACGAGGCCTGAGTAACCCCCTTCGCGGGTGAACCCGCTCCCACAGGTATAGCGCTGCGCCTGAGGGTAGCGGGGGCCTTGTGGGAGCGGGTTTACCCGCGAAGACAGCGACACCGATGCGCCTGCCAGGCGCGACCATTCATCCCCCGCGGTTGAAATCCTTCCCCCCACCCCCATATGAGTCTGCATCAGGCACTTTCGCCCCGCTGCGTGGAGACTCTCCCCTTGACCACCATCGTTTCTGTCCGCCGTAACGGCAAAGTCGTCATGGGCGGCGACGGCCAGGTATCCCTCGGCAACACCGTGATGAAAGGCAACGCCAAGAAAGTGCGCCGCCTGTACCACGGCCAGGTCATCGCAGGCTTCGCCGGCGCCACCGCCGATGCTTTCACCCTGTTCGAACGCTTCGAAGGCCAGCTTGAGAAACACCAGGGTCACCTGGTTCGTGCTGCCGTCGAACTGGCCAAGGAATGGCGTACCGACCGTTCCCTGAGCCGCCTGGAAGCCATGCTGGCAGTAGCCAACAAGGATGCTTCGCTGATCATCACCGGCAACGGCGACGTGGTCGAACCGGAAGACGGCCTGATCGCCATGGGTTCCGGCGGTGCGTATGCCCAGGCCGCTGCCCGTGCCCTGCTGAACAAGACCGACCTTTCCGCCCGGGAAATCGCCGAGACCGCCCTGAACATCGCCGGCGACATCTGCGTATTCACCAACCACAACCTGACCATCGAGGAGCAGGACCTGGCCGAGTGATTCAGCTGTTCTGGCGCCCCCGCCCGGTGCGAGGGCTTTTCCACGCTGACTCATCTGCCCAAGGACCCAACTGATCATGTCCATGACCCCCCGCGAGATCGTCCACGAACTCAACCGCCACATCATCGGCCAGGATGACGCCAAGCGCGCCGTGGCCATTGCCCTGCGCAACCGCTGGCGGCGCATGCAGCTGCCTGCCGAGCTGCGTGCCGAAGTCACGCCGAAGAACATCCTGATGATCGGCCCTACCGGCGTCGGCAAGACCGAAATCGCCCGCCGCCTGGCCAAGCTGGCCAACGCGCCGTTCCTCAAGGTCGAAGCCACCAAGTTCACCGAAGTGGGCTACGTCGGCCGCGACGTCGAGTCGATCATCCGCGACCTGGCCGATGCCGCGCTGAAAATGCTCCGTGAGCAAGAAATCATCCGCGTGCGCCACCGCGCCGAAGACGCTGCCGAAGACCGCATTCTCGACGCCCTGTTGCCACAGGCGCGGGTCAGCAGCTTCGCCGAGGAAGCCGCGCAGACCAGCACCGATTCCAACACCCGCCAGCTGTTCCGCAAGCGCCTGCGCGAAGGCCAGCTGGACGACAAGGAAATCGAGATCGAAGTGGCCGATGCCGTGGGCGTCGAAATTGCCGCACCACCCGGCATGGAAGAAATGACCAACCAGCTGCAGAGCCTGTTCGCCAACATGGGCAAAGGCAAGCGCAAGGCACGCAAGCTGAAGGTCAAGGAAGCGCTGAAGATGGTTCGCGATGAAGAAGCGAGCCGCCTGGTCAACGAGGAAGAACTCAAGGCCAAGGCCCTGGAAGCGGTCGAGCAGCACGGCATCGTGTTCATCGACGAAATCGACAAGGTTGCCAAGCGTGGCAACGTTGGCGGCGCCGACGTGTCCCGCGAAGGCGTGCAGCGCG harbors:
- the hslV gene encoding ATP-dependent protease subunit HslV, whose product is MTTIVSVRRNGKVVMGGDGQVSLGNTVMKGNAKKVRRLYHGQVIAGFAGATADAFTLFERFEGQLEKHQGHLVRAAVELAKEWRTDRSLSRLEAMLAVANKDASLIITGNGDVVEPEDGLIAMGSGGAYAQAAARALLNKTDLSAREIAETALNIAGDICVFTNHNLTIEEQDLAE
- the hslU gene encoding ATP-dependent protease ATPase subunit HslU, whose product is MSMTPREIVHELNRHIIGQDDAKRAVAIALRNRWRRMQLPAELRAEVTPKNILMIGPTGVGKTEIARRLAKLANAPFLKVEATKFTEVGYVGRDVESIIRDLADAALKMLREQEIIRVRHRAEDAAEDRILDALLPQARVSSFAEEAAQTSTDSNTRQLFRKRLREGQLDDKEIEIEVADAVGVEIAAPPGMEEMTNQLQSLFANMGKGKRKARKLKVKEALKMVRDEEASRLVNEEELKAKALEAVEQHGIVFIDEIDKVAKRGNVGGADVSREGVQRDLLPLIEGCTVNTKLGMVKTDHILFIASGAFHLSKPSDLVPELQGRLPIRVELKALTPEDFERILQEPHASLTEQYQALLKTEGLNIEFLADGIKRLAEIAYQVNEKTENIGARRLHTLLERLLEEVSFSAGDLASTHDEAPIQIDAAYVNSHLGELAQNEDLSRYIL